A single Tenacibaculum sp. Bg11-29 DNA region contains:
- a CDS encoding phage holin family protein — MKTFLKILLTALAVIILANVLPGITINSYVTAVIVAVTISLLNMFVRPLLVFFTLPATIVTLGLFLFVINAIIILLAGNLITGFAVSGFFTALLFSVLLSVFRSFLFSLLKEDKK, encoded by the coding sequence ATGAAAACATTTTTAAAAATCTTATTAACCGCATTAGCGGTTATTATACTAGCAAATGTATTACCAGGTATTACAATTAACAGTTATGTAACAGCAGTTATAGTAGCAGTAACAATATCGTTATTAAACATGTTTGTTCGTCCGTTATTAGTGTTTTTTACGTTGCCAGCAACTATTGTAACCTTAGGGTTATTTTTATTTGTTATCAATGCAATAATTATATTGTTAGCAGGTAACCTAATTACAGGTTTTGCAGTTAGCGGATTTTTTACTGCACTTTTATTTAGTGTGCTATTGTCAGTATTTAGGTCGTTTTTGTTTTCGCTATTAAAAGAAGACAAAAAATAA
- a CDS encoding alpha/beta hydrolase, whose product MKIYGIGGLGADKRVFDFLTLDFEFIPINWITPDKNESIKNYSKRLSNVIDTKNDFCLIGVSFGGLIATEIGKILNPKITILISSAHTKNELRPIFRLFGKTKLIKLIPTSLFYPPRLIAKYLFGAKNNKLLNDILDDTDLNFVKWAVTKLINWKNITQQKNVFKINGTKDKLIPPRGNTKMELIDKGEHFMVVDRANEISKIVNDKINMLQHYTIQSK is encoded by the coding sequence TTGAAAATATACGGTATAGGCGGACTTGGTGCTGACAAAAGAGTATTTGATTTTCTAACTCTAGATTTTGAGTTTATCCCTATAAATTGGATAACACCTGATAAAAATGAGTCTATCAAAAACTACTCTAAAAGATTGAGCAATGTAATTGATACTAAAAATGATTTTTGTTTAATTGGAGTAAGTTTCGGTGGATTAATAGCTACAGAAATAGGTAAAATATTAAACCCTAAAATAACTATTCTGATTTCGTCTGCTCATACCAAAAATGAATTGAGACCAATATTTAGATTGTTTGGTAAAACAAAATTAATTAAACTAATACCAACTTCTCTATTTTACCCTCCAAGGTTAATCGCTAAATATTTATTCGGAGCAAAGAATAATAAATTACTAAATGATATTTTAGATGATACTGATTTAAATTTTGTGAAATGGGCGGTTACTAAATTAATTAACTGGAAAAATATAACTCAACAGAAAAATGTCTTTAAAATCAATGGAACAAAAGATAAATTGATTCCTCCAAGAGGAAATACTAAAATGGAATTAATTGACAAAGGAGAACATTTCATGGTTGTTGACAGAGCAAATGAAATAAGTAAAATAGTAAATGATAAGATAAATATGCTACAGCACTATACCATACAGAGCAAATAG
- a CDS encoding methyltransferase, producing MTTDINVYKPEPILPEGELELFNRNTDVKRTIKILESGKSVLITEFYSNGMSLIKELHLYLKRRQPNKSFQEQREFRSEFRKLSNLILIEIVDHKLIVKKSPSIGWLEKLYPETSSLLLPFPKVQGLNSAWQWYKNGITIPVLRNKIHPYYGVYFPTRFDHLVLFDNWLKRYEGAKKSAIDVGVGSGVLSFQMIKHGFQKVFGTDTNPNAIVGLTESMGDTKLSRKIELDFGNLFGKWDKQTELIVFNPPWLPASHDLDRNDRAIYYDKNLFPDFFVEAKKRLLPEGKLVIIFSNLAQITNVAKVHPIEQELIKGGRFQLERCLKRTVKTASEKTKRDQHWRGAEEVELWVLTNK from the coding sequence ATGACTACAGATATAAATGTATATAAACCAGAACCTATTTTACCTGAAGGTGAATTGGAGTTATTTAATCGTAATACAGATGTTAAACGCACAATTAAAATATTAGAATCTGGAAAATCAGTATTGATAACGGAGTTTTATAGTAATGGAATGTCTCTTATTAAGGAGTTGCATCTATATCTTAAAAGAAGACAACCTAACAAGTCTTTTCAAGAGCAACGTGAATTTCGATCAGAGTTCCGTAAACTATCTAATCTTATTTTAATAGAAATTGTTGATCATAAATTGATAGTAAAAAAATCACCTTCTATTGGTTGGTTAGAAAAATTATATCCAGAAACTAGTAGTTTATTATTACCCTTTCCTAAAGTTCAAGGGTTAAATAGCGCTTGGCAGTGGTATAAAAATGGAATAACGATACCAGTACTTCGAAATAAAATACATCCATATTATGGTGTTTATTTCCCTACTCGTTTTGATCATTTGGTACTTTTTGATAATTGGTTGAAACGTTATGAAGGGGCTAAGAAATCTGCAATTGATGTTGGTGTTGGAAGTGGTGTACTTTCTTTTCAAATGATAAAACATGGTTTTCAAAAGGTTTTTGGTACAGATACAAACCCTAATGCAATTGTAGGATTAACTGAATCTATGGGAGATACTAAGTTATCTCGAAAAATAGAATTAGATTTTGGGAATCTTTTTGGTAAATGGGATAAGCAGACTGAGTTAATTGTATTTAATCCACCTTGGTTGCCAGCATCTCATGATTTAGACAGAAATGATAGAGCTATTTATTACGATAAAAATTTATTTCCAGACTTCTTTGTTGAAGCAAAAAAAAGATTGTTACCAGAAGGAAAACTTGTAATTATATTTTCAAATTTAGCTCAAATAACTAACGTAGCAAAAGTTCATCCGATAGAACAAGAACTAATAAAAGGAGGAAGGTTTCAATTAGAAAGATGTTTAAAAAGAACTGTAAAAACAGCTTCTGAGAAAACAAAAAGAGACCAACATTGGCGAGGTGCTGAAGAGGTAGAACTTTGGGTCTTAACAAATAAATAA
- a CDS encoding type 1 glutamine amidotransferase domain-containing protein, whose translation MIGILTLLSSIGYSQNLKNTKILFVVTSHDKLGDTGKKTGLWIEEFATPYYYLTDLGVNVDIASPKGGLPPIDPKSTSADFQTEATKRYYNDKKTQKKFSKTQKLSKMNHNDYDAVFYPGGHGPLWDLSTDKNSIQLIESFYNNNKPIAFVCHAPAALKNVKSKNGEPLIKGKKVTGFTNSEEAAVGLTNVVPFLIEDMLKQNGAIYKKGADWPSFATTDGLLISGQNPQSSHLVAQKLVEQIQNK comes from the coding sequence TTGATAGGTATATTGACCTTACTTTCTAGTATTGGTTATTCCCAAAATCTAAAAAACACTAAAATTCTATTTGTGGTAACCTCACACGATAAATTAGGTGACACTGGTAAAAAAACTGGACTTTGGATAGAAGAATTTGCAACGCCATACTATTATTTAACTGATCTAGGTGTGAACGTTGACATTGCATCTCCAAAAGGTGGGCTGCCTCCAATTGACCCGAAGAGTACCTCAGCCGATTTTCAAACTGAAGCAACGAAGCGATACTATAATGATAAGAAAACGCAAAAGAAGTTTAGCAAAACACAAAAGTTGTCTAAAATGAACCATAACGATTATGACGCAGTATTCTATCCTGGAGGACATGGTCCACTTTGGGATTTGTCTACAGACAAAAACTCAATTCAATTAATAGAATCTTTTTACAATAATAACAAGCCAATTGCTTTTGTATGTCATGCACCTGCTGCGCTTAAAAATGTAAAGAGCAAAAATGGAGAACCCTTGATAAAAGGAAAAAAAGTGACGGGATTTACGAATAGTGAAGAGGCCGCTGTTGGACTCACCAATGTAGTTCCATTTTTAATTGAAGACATGTTGAAACAGAATGGCGCCATTTATAAAAAAGGAGCTGATTGGCCTTCTTTTGCAACAACAGATGGCTTATTGATTTCAGGGCAAAACCCTCAATCATCACATTTGGTAGCTCAAAAATTAGTAGAACAAATCCAAAATAAATAA
- a CDS encoding 4-oxalocrotonate tautomerase family protein encodes MPYINIRVTDEQVTQEQKRQLIEGTTQLVVDILNKNPKTTYVIIDEIPIENWGVNGKQYLGTKK; translated from the coding sequence ATGCCATACATTAATATTAGAGTTACTGACGAACAAGTAACACAAGAACAAAAACGTCAATTAATAGAAGGTACTACACAACTAGTCGTTGACATACTTAACAAAAACCCAAAAACAACCTATGTAATTATTGATGAAATACCTATCGAAAATTGGGGTGTAAATGGGAAGCAATATTTAGGAACTAAAAAATAA
- a CDS encoding SDR family NAD(P)-dependent oxidoreductase: MKNKTVIITGASSGIGKAIAKYFIERDSNVVMNSSNEENLRNTYEELGAPLNAAYFAGDISKQSTGQQLMTLALKKFNSIDVLINNAGIFAPKPFLDVEENDLDLYWNVNLKGTYFTTQAAIPQMIKQGKGSIINIGTVLVDHAIDGFPATAPLTSKGAVHALTRQLAAEFGKDNIKVNTIAPGIIRSPLQGKMGIEDADSLAKLHLLNRIGEANEIAEAAYYLATAEFVTGETINVAGGHTIGHTI; this comes from the coding sequence ATGAAAAACAAAACAGTAATTATTACAGGAGCATCATCTGGAATAGGAAAAGCAATTGCAAAATATTTTATCGAAAGAGATAGTAACGTTGTTATGAACTCTTCCAATGAAGAAAATTTAAGGAATACCTATGAAGAGCTTGGCGCTCCTTTAAATGCTGCGTATTTCGCAGGAGACATTAGCAAACAATCCACAGGACAGCAACTTATGACTTTGGCCTTAAAAAAATTCAACTCAATAGATGTTTTGATCAACAACGCGGGGATATTTGCTCCAAAACCATTTTTAGATGTTGAAGAAAACGATTTAGACCTTTATTGGAATGTAAATTTAAAAGGAACCTATTTTACAACTCAAGCTGCAATTCCTCAGATGATAAAGCAAGGAAAAGGTTCTATCATTAATATAGGAACGGTTCTAGTGGATCATGCCATTGATGGATTCCCAGCAACAGCACCACTTACAAGTAAAGGAGCTGTTCATGCCCTGACTAGGCAATTAGCAGCAGAATTTGGGAAAGACAACATCAAGGTCAATACCATTGCTCCAGGAATCATTAGGAGTCCGTTACAAGGAAAAATGGGTATTGAAGATGCCGATAGTTTAGCGAAACTACATTTATTAAACAGAATAGGTGAAGCAAATGAAATTGCTGAAGCAGCTTACTATTTAGCAACTGCAGAATTTGTTACAGGAGAAACAATTAATGTGGCTGGTGGACATACTATCGGACACACGATCTAA